A genomic window from Streptomyces sp. 846.5 includes:
- a CDS encoding D-arabinono-1,4-lactone oxidase, translating to MSTTSGSTNPGSPAATSAAPAPWRNWAGNQTAQPRRTVAPASVEELAAAVRGAAEDGLSVKAVGSAHSFTAIAATDGVLVRPDRLTAIREIDHKGGTVTVESGLPLKKLNLLLEHAGLALTNMGDIMVQTVAGATSTGTHGTGRASGSLAAQIKALEIVLADGTVTRCSRTENPELFAGARLGLGALGVVSAITFGVEPAFRLTAFEQPMSFTEVTARFDELVAENEHFEFYWFPHTEGCSTKRNNRSEGPAAPLSPFRKWLDDEFISNTVWEGACRVGRRFPGTIPGIAKIASKAWSERTYTDVSYKVFTSPRRVRFVEMEYAVPREAATTVLRELKALVDRSGWRISFPVEVRVAPADDLWMSTANGRDTAYIAVHLFRGTVDPGYFTEVEKIMTAHQGRPHWGKLHTRDAEYLAGVYPHFADFTALRDKVDPERRFGNDYLRRVLGG from the coding sequence ATGTCGACGACCAGCGGCAGCACCAACCCGGGTAGCCCGGCTGCCACCAGCGCCGCCCCGGCGCCCTGGCGCAACTGGGCCGGCAACCAGACCGCGCAGCCGCGCCGCACGGTCGCCCCCGCCTCGGTGGAGGAACTGGCCGCCGCCGTACGCGGCGCGGCGGAGGACGGCCTGTCGGTGAAGGCCGTCGGCAGCGCCCACTCCTTCACCGCCATCGCGGCCACCGACGGCGTCCTGGTGCGCCCGGACAGGCTGACCGCGATCAGGGAGATCGACCACAAGGGCGGCACCGTCACCGTCGAGTCGGGCCTGCCGCTGAAGAAGCTCAACCTGCTGCTGGAGCACGCCGGCCTCGCCCTGACCAACATGGGCGACATCATGGTGCAGACCGTCGCCGGGGCCACCAGCACCGGCACCCACGGCACCGGGCGCGCCTCCGGCTCGCTGGCGGCCCAGATCAAGGCGCTGGAGATCGTCCTCGCCGACGGGACGGTGACCCGGTGCTCCCGCACCGAGAACCCGGAGCTGTTCGCCGGCGCCCGGCTCGGGCTGGGCGCGCTGGGCGTGGTCAGCGCCATCACCTTCGGGGTGGAGCCGGCGTTCCGGCTCACCGCCTTCGAGCAGCCGATGTCCTTCACCGAGGTGACCGCGCGCTTCGACGAGCTGGTGGCCGAGAACGAGCACTTCGAGTTCTACTGGTTCCCCCACACCGAGGGCTGCTCCACCAAGCGCAACAACCGCAGCGAGGGGCCCGCCGCGCCGCTGTCGCCGTTCAGGAAGTGGCTGGACGACGAGTTCATCTCCAACACCGTCTGGGAGGGCGCCTGCCGGGTCGGCCGACGCTTCCCCGGCACCATCCCGGGCATAGCGAAGATCGCCAGTAAGGCCTGGTCCGAGCGCACCTACACGGACGTCTCCTACAAGGTGTTCACCAGCCCGCGCCGGGTGCGCTTCGTGGAGATGGAGTACGCGGTGCCGCGCGAGGCCGCGACCACCGTACTGCGTGAGCTGAAGGCGCTGGTCGACCGCTCGGGCTGGAGGATCAGCTTCCCGGTCGAGGTACGGGTCGCCCCCGCCGACGACCTGTGGATGTCCACGGCGAACGGCCGCGACACCGCGTACATCGCGGTCCACCTCTTCCGCGGGACGGTCGACCCCGGGTACTTCACCGAGGTCGAGAAGATCATGACGGCGCACCAGGGGCGACCGCACTGGGGCAAGTTGCACACCCGCGACGCCGAGTACCTGGCCGGGGTGTACCCGCACTTCGCCGACTTCACCGCGCTGAGGGACAAGGTCGACCCGGAGCGCCGCTTCGGCAACGACTACCTGCGCCGGGTGCTCGGCGGCTGA
- a CDS encoding MFS transporter: MLSTYRRIFDAPGSLAFSAAGFVSRMPLSMTGIGIVTMLSSLRGDYGLAGAVSATLALSAAALGPQVSRLVDRYGQARVILPATGVTLAAMGVLLLCARFDAPAWTLFAAAVPAGCMPSMGSLVRARWALIYRGSPNLHTAYAFESVVDEIVFIIGPILSVGLCTAVFPEAGPLIASLLLATGVLLFSVQRGTEPPLHPVSVQRSGSALRTPGLWVLVLTFVGVGTIFGSVDVVTVAFADHLHHKALSSVVLSVYALGSCLAGVVFGALKLHGPLSRRFLLGILTMAVSMLPLLFVKNLVALAAALFVAGLSISPTMVTTMGLVERIVPASKLTEGMTWTTTGLAVGVALGSSAAGWVVDGAGAAAGYWVTVTAGGIAAATAFLGSRRLRSAPEQQELAHVDDQRQHQPG; the protein is encoded by the coding sequence GTGCTGTCCACCTACCGCCGGATCTTCGACGCCCCCGGGAGCCTGGCCTTCTCCGCCGCAGGCTTCGTCTCCCGGATGCCGCTGTCGATGACCGGCATCGGCATCGTCACCATGCTCTCCAGCCTGCGCGGTGACTACGGCCTGGCCGGGGCGGTCTCGGCGACGCTGGCGCTGTCCGCCGCGGCGCTCGGACCGCAGGTGTCGCGGCTGGTGGACCGGTACGGCCAGGCCCGGGTGATCCTCCCGGCCACCGGGGTCACCCTGGCGGCGATGGGCGTGCTGCTGCTCTGCGCCCGCTTCGACGCACCGGCCTGGACCCTGTTCGCGGCGGCCGTCCCGGCCGGCTGCATGCCGAGCATGGGCTCGCTGGTCCGGGCCCGCTGGGCGCTGATCTACCGGGGCTCGCCGAATCTGCACACGGCCTACGCCTTCGAGTCGGTGGTCGACGAGATCGTCTTCATCATCGGCCCGATCCTCTCGGTCGGGCTCTGCACGGCGGTCTTCCCCGAGGCCGGCCCGCTGATCGCGTCGCTGCTGCTGGCGACCGGCGTGCTGCTGTTCTCGGTCCAGCGCGGGACCGAGCCGCCGCTGCACCCGGTGTCCGTCCAGCGGTCCGGCTCGGCGCTGCGCACCCCGGGGCTGTGGGTGCTGGTGCTGACCTTCGTCGGGGTGGGCACGATCTTCGGCTCGGTGGACGTGGTCACCGTGGCCTTCGCCGACCATCTGCACCACAAGGCGCTCTCCAGCGTCGTGCTGTCGGTCTACGCGCTCGGCTCCTGCCTGGCCGGCGTGGTCTTCGGCGCGCTGAAGCTGCACGGGCCCTTGTCCAGGAGGTTCCTGCTGGGGATCCTCACCATGGCGGTGAGTATGCTGCCCCTCCTATTCGTGAAGAACCTCGTGGCCCTGGCGGCGGCACTGTTCGTCGCCGGGCTGTCCATCTCCCCCACCATGGTCACCACCATGGGGCTGGTGGAACGGATCGTCCCCGCCTCCAAGCTCACCGAGGGGATGACCTGGACCACCACGGGCCTCGCCGTCGGCGTCGCCCTCGGCTCCTCGGCGGCCGGGTGGGTGGTGGACGGCGCGGGCGCGGCAGCCGGTTACTGGGTGACCGTCACCGCCGGCGGCATCGCCGCCGCCACGGCGTTCCTCGGGTCACGCCGGCTCAGATCGGCACCGGAACAGCAGGAGCTCGCACATGTCGACGACCAGCGGCAGCACCAACCCGGGTAG
- a CDS encoding response regulator transcription factor, whose translation MRVLVVEDEQLLADAVATGLRREAMAVDVVYDGQAALDRVAVNDYDVVVLDRDLPLVHGDDVLRKIVEEGQPTRVLMLTAAGDISDRVEGLELGADDYLPKPFAFSELVARVRALGRRATTPLPPILEREGISLDPGRREVLRDGKPVALAPKEFAVLEVLMRSNGAVVSAEQLLEKAWDEHTDPFTNVVRVTVMTLRRKLGEPAVIITVPGSGYRI comes from the coding sequence TTGCGGGTTCTTGTGGTCGAGGACGAGCAGTTGCTCGCCGATGCCGTCGCCACCGGCCTCCGGCGGGAGGCCATGGCCGTGGACGTGGTCTACGACGGCCAGGCAGCCCTGGACCGGGTTGCGGTGAACGACTACGACGTGGTCGTTCTCGACCGCGACCTGCCGCTGGTGCACGGCGACGACGTGCTCAGGAAGATCGTCGAGGAGGGTCAGCCGACCCGGGTGCTGATGCTGACCGCCGCCGGCGACATCAGCGACCGGGTCGAGGGACTGGAGCTGGGCGCGGACGACTACCTGCCCAAGCCGTTCGCCTTCAGCGAACTCGTCGCCCGGGTACGCGCCCTGGGCCGGCGCGCCACCACCCCGCTGCCGCCGATCCTGGAGCGGGAGGGGATCAGCCTCGACCCCGGCCGTCGCGAGGTGCTCAGGGACGGCAAGCCGGTGGCCCTGGCGCCCAAGGAGTTCGCGGTGCTGGAGGTGCTGATGCGTTCCAACGGCGCCGTCGTCTCGGCCGAGCAGCTGCTGGAGAAGGCCTGGGACGAGCACACCGACCCGTTCACCAACGTGGTCCGGGTCACCGTGATGACGCTGCGCCGCAAGCTCGGCGAGCCCGCGGTGATCATCACCGTGCCGGGTTCCGGCTACCGGATCTGA
- a CDS encoding sulfurtransferase: MESTTLITADELSAALAAEHPPALLDVRWQLGRWEPGTPPPGAEDYAAGHIPGAHFVALDAELAAPPGPGGRHPLPEPEVLGAAMRAAGVSADREVVVYDAATSASAARAWWLLRWAGHSRVRVLDGGLAAWTAAGLPLQQEAPPAEQGDFIPAPGTLPTVDADAAEVLARTGLLLDARAGERYRGETEPIDPRAGHIPGAVSAPTTDNLLPDGRFRPAAELAERFATLGVKPGTEIAVYCGSGVTAAHELLALSLAGIDGALYPGSWSEWSSDPNRPVETSN, translated from the coding sequence ATGGAGTCCACCACACTGATCACCGCCGACGAGCTCTCCGCCGCGCTCGCCGCTGAGCACCCGCCCGCGCTGCTCGACGTCCGCTGGCAGCTCGGCCGCTGGGAGCCCGGCACCCCTCCGCCCGGCGCCGAGGACTACGCCGCGGGCCACATCCCCGGCGCGCACTTCGTCGCGCTGGACGCGGAGCTCGCCGCCCCGCCCGGGCCGGGCGGACGGCACCCGCTGCCGGAGCCCGAGGTGCTGGGTGCGGCCATGCGGGCGGCCGGGGTGAGCGCGGACCGGGAGGTGGTCGTCTACGACGCCGCGACCTCGGCCTCGGCGGCCCGCGCCTGGTGGCTGCTGCGCTGGGCCGGGCACAGCAGGGTCCGGGTTCTGGACGGCGGGCTAGCGGCGTGGACGGCCGCGGGCCTGCCGCTGCAGCAGGAGGCTCCGCCGGCGGAACAGGGCGACTTCATCCCCGCGCCGGGCACGCTGCCCACGGTGGACGCGGACGCCGCGGAGGTGCTGGCCCGTACCGGACTCCTGCTCGACGCCCGTGCGGGCGAGCGCTACCGGGGCGAGACCGAGCCGATCGACCCGCGCGCGGGCCACATCCCCGGCGCGGTCAGCGCGCCGACGACGGACAACCTGCTCCCGGACGGCCGCTTCCGGCCTGCGGCCGAGCTCGCCGAACGCTTCGCCACGCTGGGGGTCAAGCCCGGCACCGAGATCGCCGTCTACTGCGGCTCCGGCGTCACCGCGGCCCACGAACTGCTGGCGCTCAGCCTCGCCGGAATCGACGGAGCCCTCTACCCAGGCTCTTGGAGCGAATGGTCCTCAGACCCGAACCGCCCAGTAGAGACCAGCAACTGA
- a CDS encoding ferrochelatase, whose amino-acid sequence MSDARTSPYDALLLLSFGGPEGPEDVVPFLENVTRGRGIPRERLAEVGQHYFLFGGVSPINAQNRELLEALRTDLAGQGLDLPVYWGNRNWSPYLVDTLRELAADGRRRVLTLATSAYANYSGCRQYRENLAAALTQLREEGAPGAAELRLDKLRTFYNHPGFVEPMIDKTLAALAELPEGVRDGARLAFTTHSIPNALADTSGAPDDPARGTPGGAYVAQHLETARLVAQAVAKETGVAERGWELVYQSRSGSPQTPWLEPDICDHLEALHGAGVPAVVMVPIGFVSDHMEVVYDLDTQAAEKAAELGLPVSRARTVGADPRFAAGVRDLVLERAASARGERPARCALGALGASHDVCPADCCPAFRNALPAAAGADWKD is encoded by the coding sequence ATGTCCGATGCGCGTACCAGTCCTTATGACGCCCTGTTGCTGCTCTCCTTCGGGGGTCCTGAAGGCCCCGAGGACGTGGTGCCGTTCCTGGAGAACGTGACCCGGGGCCGCGGCATCCCGCGCGAGCGGCTGGCCGAGGTCGGGCAGCACTACTTCCTCTTCGGCGGGGTCAGCCCGATCAACGCGCAGAACCGCGAACTGCTGGAGGCACTCCGCACCGACCTGGCCGGCCAGGGGCTCGACCTGCCGGTCTACTGGGGCAACCGGAACTGGTCCCCCTACCTGGTGGACACCCTGCGCGAGCTGGCCGCGGACGGCCGGCGCCGGGTGCTGACGCTGGCGACCAGCGCCTACGCCAACTACTCGGGCTGCCGCCAGTACCGGGAGAACCTGGCCGCGGCGCTGACGCAGCTGCGCGAGGAGGGCGCGCCGGGCGCGGCCGAACTGCGGCTGGACAAGCTGCGCACCTTCTACAACCACCCGGGCTTCGTGGAGCCGATGATCGACAAAACCCTCGCCGCGCTGGCGGAGCTCCCGGAGGGCGTGCGCGACGGCGCGCGACTGGCGTTCACCACCCACTCGATCCCCAACGCGCTGGCGGACACCTCGGGCGCCCCCGACGATCCGGCCCGGGGGACACCCGGTGGGGCGTACGTCGCTCAACACCTGGAGACGGCCCGGCTGGTGGCCCAGGCGGTGGCCAAGGAGACCGGGGTGGCCGAGCGGGGGTGGGAGCTGGTCTACCAGAGCCGCAGCGGCTCCCCGCAGACCCCCTGGCTGGAGCCCGACATCTGCGACCACCTGGAGGCGCTGCACGGCGCCGGCGTCCCCGCCGTGGTGATGGTGCCGATCGGCTTCGTCTCGGACCACATGGAGGTCGTCTACGACCTCGACACCCAGGCCGCCGAGAAGGCCGCCGAGCTCGGGCTGCCGGTCTCCCGGGCCCGTACGGTCGGTGCCGACCCGCGCTTCGCCGCCGGCGTGCGCGACCTCGTGCTGGAACGCGCCGCGAGCGCGCGCGGTGAGCGCCCGGCGCGCTGCGCACTCGGCGCGCTGGGCGCGAGCCATGACGTATGCCCTGCGGACTGCTGCCCGGCGTTCCGCAATGCCCTTCCGGCTGCGGCCGGTGCCGACTGGAAGGACTGA
- the sepH gene encoding septation protein SepH: MTSAGTTREVTVPELRVVAVSNDGSRLVLKAADSTEYFLPIDERLRAAVRGDRPRLGQIDVESHLRPRDIQARIRAGASAEEVAQLAGISVERVRRFEGPVLAERAFMAERARKTSVRRQGESTGPQLGDAVAERLLLRGAEKDSDSWDSWRREDNTWEIVLVFRVGGQPQQARWTYDPPRRLVQPLDDEARSLIGESPQRVEEEPTFPFKPRIARLPGADRGMGMRPMAPERPPMRAPERPERPERPPVEAPQAPAPAVAEARDSLTSLLDVATPQPAPLTAEPVEPAAEQAEPAAAAGAGAAYADILMPRAAAPHRDRLIGSTDRQAEADGVRPGRRAAVPSWDEIVFGTRRKKQD; the protein is encoded by the coding sequence GTGACGTCGGCAGGCACCACCCGGGAGGTAACCGTGCCCGAACTGCGTGTCGTAGCCGTCAGCAATGACGGCTCACGACTGGTGCTCAAGGCCGCCGACTCGACGGAATACTTCCTTCCGATTGACGAGCGGCTGCGGGCCGCTGTGCGCGGTGACCGCCCGCGGCTGGGCCAGATCGACGTCGAGAGCCACCTCCGTCCGCGCGACATCCAGGCCCGGATAAGGGCAGGGGCCAGCGCCGAGGAGGTCGCCCAGCTCGCCGGTATCTCGGTGGAGCGGGTCCGTCGCTTCGAGGGCCCGGTCCTGGCCGAGCGTGCCTTCATGGCCGAGCGCGCCCGCAAGACCTCGGTGCGCCGCCAGGGCGAGAGCACCGGACCCCAGCTCGGTGACGCGGTCGCCGAGCGGCTGCTGCTGCGCGGGGCCGAGAAGGACAGCGACAGCTGGGACTCCTGGCGCCGTGAGGACAACACCTGGGAGATCGTCCTGGTCTTCCGGGTCGGCGGCCAGCCGCAGCAGGCCCGCTGGACCTACGACCCGCCGCGCCGGCTGGTGCAGCCGCTGGACGACGAGGCCCGCTCGCTGATCGGCGAGAGCCCGCAGCGGGTCGAGGAGGAGCCGACCTTCCCCTTCAAGCCCAGGATCGCCCGGCTTCCCGGGGCCGACCGCGGTATGGGCATGCGCCCGATGGCGCCCGAGCGGCCGCCGATGCGGGCGCCGGAACGTCCGGAGCGGCCTGAGCGGCCTCCGGTGGAGGCGCCGCAGGCGCCGGCACCGGCCGTGGCGGAGGCCCGGGACTCGCTGACCAGCCTGCTGGACGTGGCCACGCCGCAGCCGGCGCCGCTGACCGCGGAGCCGGTGGAACCGGCGGCGGAGCAGGCCGAGCCGGCGGCGGCGGCCGGTGCGGGGGCTGCGTACGCGGACATCCTGATGCCGCGGGCGGCGGCGCCACACCGTGACCGACTGATCGGCAGCACGGACCGGCAGGCCGAGGCGGACGGCGTTCGCCCTGGTCGCCGGGCTGCGGTGCCGAGTTGGGACGAGATCGTCTTCGGCACCCGCCGCAAGAAACAGGACTGA
- a CDS encoding inositol monophosphatase family protein, protein MDDLKDLKAELLDLALEAASRAGALLRDGRPDDLGVAATKSSSVDVVTEMDLAAEKLIAELITARRPEDGLLGEEGASRAGSTGVRWVIDPLDGTVNYLYGLPAWCVSIAAELDGQTLVGVVEVPPRGETVQAVRGEGAFLNGRQLRCGEAPEMGQALVGTGFGYLRERRVRQADVVRELVPRLRDIRRAGSAAIDLCDVAAGRLDGYFERGLNPWDHAAGVLIATEAGALTGGRPGDPASTELTVAAPSGLFEPLQQLLEELGAWHD, encoded by the coding sequence ATGGATGATCTGAAGGACCTCAAGGCCGAACTGCTGGACCTCGCTCTGGAGGCCGCGAGCCGGGCCGGGGCCCTGCTACGCGACGGCCGCCCGGACGATCTGGGCGTCGCCGCCACCAAGTCCAGCTCGGTCGACGTCGTCACCGAGATGGACCTCGCCGCCGAGAAGCTGATCGCCGAGCTGATCACCGCGCGCCGCCCCGAGGACGGCCTGCTCGGCGAGGAGGGCGCCTCCCGGGCCGGCAGCACCGGCGTCCGCTGGGTGATCGACCCGCTGGACGGGACGGTGAACTACCTCTACGGCCTGCCCGCCTGGTGCGTGAGCATCGCCGCCGAGCTGGACGGACAGACCCTGGTCGGCGTCGTCGAGGTGCCGCCGCGCGGCGAGACCGTCCAGGCGGTCCGGGGCGAGGGTGCCTTTCTGAACGGTCGTCAACTGCGCTGCGGCGAGGCCCCGGAGATGGGTCAGGCGCTGGTCGGCACCGGCTTCGGCTACCTGCGCGAGCGGCGGGTCCGGCAGGCCGACGTGGTCCGCGAGCTGGTGCCCAGGCTGCGTGACATCCGGCGGGCCGGCTCTGCGGCGATCGACCTGTGCGACGTCGCTGCGGGGCGGCTGGACGGTTACTTCGAGCGCGGCCTGAACCCCTGGGACCATGCGGCGGGGGTGCTGATCGCCACCGAGGCGGGTGCGCTCACCGGCGGGCGTCCGGGCGATCCCGCCTCCACGGAGCTCACCGTGGCGGCGCCGTCCGGCCTCTTCGAGCCGTTGCAGCAGCTGCTCGAGGAACTCGGGGCCTGGCACGACTAG